A section of the Chlorocebus sabaeus isolate Y175 chromosome 13, mChlSab1.0.hap1, whole genome shotgun sequence genome encodes:
- the GJE1 gene encoding LOW QUALITY PROTEIN: putative gap junction epsilon-1 protein (The sequence of the model RefSeq protein was modified relative to this genomic sequence to represent the inferred CDS: substituted 2 bases at 2 genomic stop codons) gives MSLNYIKNFYKGCVKPPTVIGQFHSLFFXSIRMFFLGVLGFAVYGNETXHFSCDTDKREINLFCYNQFRPITPQASFSVFWALQLVIVLVPGAIFHLYAACKSINQECILQKPICTVIYILSVLLRISLEAVAFWLQIYLFGFQVKSLYLCDARFLGENMIVRCMVPEHFEKTIFLIAMYTFTAITMVLCVAEIFEIIFRRLYFPFRQ, from the exons ATGTCTCTAAATTACATCAAAAACTTCTATAAAGGATGT GTTAAACCTCCAACTGTGATTGGTCAATTCCACTCCCTTTTCTTCTGATCAATCCGAATGTTCTTCCTCGGGGTGCTAGGCTTTGCAGTTTATGGGAATGAGACCTAGCACTTCAGTTGCGATACAGACAAAAGAGAAATTAATCTCTTCTGTTACAATCAGTTCAGGCCAATCACTCCACAAGCAAGTTTTTCT GTGTTCTGGGCATTACAACTAGTGATTGTCCTGGTTCCTGGAgctatttttcatctttatgcTGCATGTAAAAGCATCAATCAAGAATGCATTCTTCAAAAGCCTATTTGCACTGTAATTTATATACTCTCTGTTTTATTAAGAATTAGTCTAGAGGCAGTAGCATTTTGGCTTCAGATTTACCTCTTTGGTTTCCAAGTAAAATCTCTTTACCTGTGTGATGCTAGATTTCTTGGGGAAAACATGATTGTAAGATGCATGGTTCCAGAACACTTTGAAAAAACCATTTTTCTCATTGCAATGTATACATTTACAGCAATTACAATGGTATTATGTGTTGCTGAGATTTTTGAGATCATATTTAGAAGATTATACTTTCCATTCAGACAATGA